The proteins below are encoded in one region of Engystomops pustulosus chromosome 8, aEngPut4.maternal, whole genome shotgun sequence:
- the LOC140076017 gene encoding uncharacterized protein gives MALSKHESLLNRIHLYTPNPPYEWVSLQLFGMLGHGKSSLVNTCLYVVRRGDFRNVAGSGKSNFPITMERNDYILTPKVHITDNRGLNMMTPEELEGISAQMSQLRSYSRVEWNRSIREKLDLIPEQFHHRPTEIIVPVFVYSVESLLTNERYEELEPFIRQSHNITGIYPIVVLTKVGENRDLASDNFNKFRKIGATNIFQVENYTVEKHERNPETESQILTFLITCLQEADNRRTSRDPQYEFIHGAMEAVHDIIQRTDERHQARENINEARIRDLEETMETNKEEIGRLRQKCEDQEQELQRGIKRKKNKCRVM, from the exons ATGGCGCTGTCAAAACATGAATCGTTATTAAACCGGATCCATCTTTACACTCCAAACCCCCCGTATGAATGGGTCAGCCTCCAGTTATTCGGGATGTTGGGGCACGGTAAATCTTCCCTTGTTAACACCTGCCTgtatgttgtccgacgaggagacTTCCGAAATGTTGCTGGATCGGGGAAGTCTAACTTTCCAATCACGATGGAGAGGAACGACTACATACTGACCCCTAAGGTGCACATCACTGATAACCGAGGGCTGAATATGATGACCCCGGAAGAGCTGGAAGGGATATCCGCACAGATGA GTCAATTGCGGAGTTATAGTCGGGTGGAGTGGAACCGAAGCATTCGAGAAAAATTAGACCTGATCCCGGAACAATTCCACCATCGCCCCACGGAAATCATTGTCCCTGTGTTTGTATACAG TGTAGAAAGTTTACTTACAAATGAACGATACGAGGAGCTGGAACCTTTCATCCGACAATCTCACAACATCACAG GTATCTATCCCATTGTTGTCCTGACCAAAGTTGGAGAAAACAGAGATTTGGCGTCCGATAATTTCAACAAGTTTAGGAAAATTGGAGCCACAAACATCTTCCAAGTAGAAAACTACACGGTGGAAAAACACGAACGCAACCCCGAGACCGAGAGCCAAATCCTGACATTTCTCATCACGTGCCTACAGGAGGCGGATAACAGGAGAACCAGCAGAGATCCACAGTATGAATTCATTCATGGTGCCATGGAGGCCGTCCACGATATTATACAGAGAACAGATGAAAGGCACCAAGCAAGAGAGAACATAAATGAGGCCAGGATCCGAGATCTGGAGGAGACGATGGAGACGAACAAAGAGGAAATAGGACGACTGAGACAAAAGTGTGAGGACCAAGAACAAGAACTACAGAGAGggataaagaggaaaaaaaacaagtGCAGAGTGATGTGA